From bacterium:
ATCGGGGACTTACGTTTCGAAGATAGGCTGGCTTTATTGATCGATCGCGAAGCCACCGAACGAGCGAGCCGGCGCCTTCGGACGCGATTACGACAAGCCAAGCTACGCCAGGGATATGCCTGTGTCGAAGATGTCAACTACCGCATCCGACGGGGACTCGATAAAGGTTTATTTATGGCGCTGGCTTCGTGCGATTGGATCGCCCGGCACCGTAATGTTTTACTCACCGGCCCCACCGGCGTCGGTAAAACATTTCTCGCCTGTGCCCTGGCGCAGAAAGCCTGCCGCGAAGGCTACAAAGTGAAATACCTGCGTGTGCCCCGACTCTTCGAAGAGCTGCGGCTGGCCCATGCCGACGGCCGCTATCCCAAGCTGATGGCGGGCCTGGCCAAGACCGACTTGATCGTCCTCGACGATTGGGGCCTGGCGC
This genomic window contains:
- a CDS encoding ATP-binding protein, translating into MLIHPTLDQLRTMRLEGMAKALEEQLQMSDIGDLRFEDRLALLIDREATERASRRLRTRLRQAKLRQGYACVEDVNYRIRRGLDKGLFMALASCDWIARHRNVLLTGPTGVGKTFLACALAQKACREGYKVKYLRVPRLFEELRLAHADGRYPKLMAGLAKTDLIVLDDWGLA